A part of Gadus morhua chromosome 17, gadMor3.0, whole genome shotgun sequence genomic DNA contains:
- the LOC115529822 gene encoding aggrecan core protein-like: MSINSFASTTTQMSWWDAQSYCRKHHTDLPSIRNLEENSLVYQIHNLQAWKWIGLHRNLRSTWSDGSNSSYRNWKDNIPPTRPAWTENNCTVALSNNGWQWADKQCNSKFNFLCNGVRVKQSFRIKLSSADIDPNDPEWSEAILKQLHGKLKEKMVNNDFNLTWTKAPDGEIFHNTRKDEKQQHP; this comes from the exons ATGTCCATCAATTCTTTTGCTTCGACCACAACACAAATG AGTTGGTGGGATGCCCAGTCGTACTGCCGGAAACATCACACAGACCTGCCCAGCATAAGGAACTTGGAGGAGAACAGCTTGGTGTACCAAATCCATAATCTCCAAGCATGGAAGTGGATCGGACTGCACCGGAACCTTCGGAGTACGTGGTCGGATGGGAGCAACTCCTCGTACAGAAACTGGAAGGACAACATACCACCCACCCGCCCTGCCTGGACCGAGAATAACTGTACTGTGGCTTTATCCAACAATGGCTGGCAATGGGCCGATAAACAATGTAACTCCAAGTTCAACTTCCTTTGCAACGGGG TTCGAGTCAAGCAGTCGTTCAGAATAAAGCTCAGCTCGGCAGACATCGACCCCAATGACCCTGAATGGAGCGAGGCGATCCTGAAACAG TTGCACGGGAAGCTGAAGGAGAAGATGGTGAACAACGACTTCAATCTGACTTGGACGAAGGCCCCAGACGGAGAGATCTTCCACAACACACGCAAAGAcgagaaacaacaacatcctTAA
- the LOC115529947 gene encoding C-type lectin BPL-like gives MPTTLSGSNIVLIREFKSWWDAQSYCRKHHTDLPSIRNLEENSLVYQIHNGNARKWIGLHRNLRSTWSDGSDSSYRNWKDNIPPTRPAWTENNCTVALSNNGWQWADKQCNSKFNFLCNGVRVKQSFRIKLSSADIDPNDPEWSEAILKQLHGKLKEKMVNNYFNLTWTKAPDGEIFHNTRKDEKQQHPEVADERCPPKVD, from the exons ATGC CCACTACGCTCAGTGGTTCAAATATCGTCTTAATCCGAGAATTTAAGAGTTGGTGGGATGCCCAGTCGTACTGCCGGAAACATCACACAGACCTGCCCAGCATAAGGAACTTGGAGGAGAACAGCTTGGTGTACCAAATCCATAATGGCAATGCAAGGAAGTGGATCGGACTGCACCGGAACCTTCGGAGTACGTGGTCGGATGGGAGCGACTCCTCGTACAGAAACTGGAAGGACAACATACCACCCACCCGCCCTGCCTGGACCGAGAATAACTGTACTGTGGCTTTATCCAACAATGGCTGGCAATGGGCCGATAAACAATGTAACTCCAAGTTCAACTTCCTTTGCAACGGGG TTCGAGTCAAGCAGTCGTTCAGAATAAAGCTCAGCTCGGCAGACATCGACCCCAATGACCCTGAATGGAGCGAGGCGATCCTGaaacag TTGCACGGGAAGCTGAAGGAGAAGATGGTGAACAACTACTTCAATCTGACTTGGACGAAGGCCCCAGACGGAGAGATCTTCCACAACACACGCAAAGAtgagaaacaacaacatcctGAAGTTGCAGATGAAAGATGTCCTCCAAAGGTTGATTAG
- the LOC115529125 gene encoding C-type mannose receptor 2, with protein HVFYLCSYFTCVWHAFVLLVSLYFTGGHRIVPCVLPDCQCGNLCSTVFPGVCSALHQYYFVDKSLTWSDAQSHCRQYGGDLATVHGPENQTRLVELGRKYNSHLWIGLYDDVESWTWSLSENANYSGGEVEPWSWPWRGHEPNNVNGREGCVAINIATYNWVDVNCNVELLFFCFDNNTKDATLADSGIVLIQSKKSWWDAQSYCREHHTDLPSIRNLEENSLFSKMNNPKANIWIGLHRNLWSTWSDGSDSSYRDWRHRMPNNTERTLTNCAMAHIYYGWQWRDYSCHLKFKFICSAVPAMKQSFRIKFSSTDIDPNDPELSEAILKQLHGKLKEKMVNEDLNLTWTKAPDGEIFHNTRKDEKQQHPESTATSSTNPLVPTLFCPLN; from the exons CATGTGTTTTACCTGTGTTCCTATTTTACTTGTGTTTGGCATGCATTTGTTTTACTGGTTTCCCTGTATTTCACCGGTGGTCACCGTATTGTGCCGTGTGTTCTACCTGATTGCCAGTGCGGTAACCTGTGTTCAACTGTGTTCCCAGGTGTCTGTTCAGCCCTTCATCAATACTATTTTGTCGATAAGAGCCTGACCTGGAGCGATGCCCAGAGCCACTGCAGGCAGTACGGTGGTGATCTGGCCACCGTACACGGCCCGGAGAACCAGACGAGGTTGGTGGAATTAGGTCGCAAGTACAACTCCCATCTCTGGATAGGGCTGTACGACGATGTCGAATCCTGGACATGGTCGCTGTCGGAGAACGCTAATTATAGCGGCGGGGAGGTGGAGCCTTGGAGCTGGCCCTGGAGGGGACACGAGCCAAACAACGTTAATGGCAGGGAAGGATGCGTCGCAATAAATATAGCAACATACAATTGGGTCGATGTCAATTGTAATGTTGAATTGTTGTTCTTTTGCTTCGACAACAACACAAAAG ATGCTACGCTCGCTGATTCCGGTATTGTCCTCATCCAGAGTAAGAAGAGTTGGTGGGATGCCCAGTCGTACTGCCGTGAACACCACACAGACCTGCCCAGCATAAGGAACTTGGAGGAGAACAGTTTGTTCTCTAAAATGAATAATCCCAAAGCAAATATATGGATTGGACTGCACCGGAACCTTTGGAGTACGTGGTCAGATGGGAGCGACTCCTCGTACAGAGACTGGAGGCACAGAATGCCCAACAACACTGAAAGGACCTTGACCAACTGCGCTATGGCTCATATCTACTATGGTTGGCAATGGAGAGATTATTCCTGTCACCTGAAGTTCAAATTTATTTGTAGCGCGG TTCCAGCCATGAAGCAGTCGTTCAGAATAAAGTTCAGCTCGACAGACATCGACCCCAATGACCCTGAATTGAGTGAGGCGATCCTCaaacag TTGCACGGGAAGCTGAAGGAGAAGATGGTGAACGAAGACCTCAATCTGACTTGGACGAAGGCCCCAGACGGAGAGATCTTCCACAACACACGCAAAGAcgagaaacaacaacatcctGAATCTACAGCAACCTCTTCAACTAACCCACTGGTTCCCACCCTGTTTTGCCCTCTCAACTGA